The Bos indicus x Bos taurus breed Angus x Brahman F1 hybrid chromosome 25, Bos_hybrid_MaternalHap_v2.0, whole genome shotgun sequence genome has a window encoding:
- the C25H16orf82 gene encoding protein TNT, which produces MPQVPAQHCSPSRPAHPPASQAPSPWEPSQPIRTLPFQGDLYKLSLLCPDTPHPTPRGLQGPLLLEKPSQLPPTFLQGKQGESPSGEAQETGAGLQSASLEPQSPAWPRHDAEATQEPLRDSSGHLGNTVSHESSVLSSLQHSSLEQCIDISRLSSGYAGDEENSQVSLPGSHQIVRLSRRLHTQAGGAQNSQVCAVYSPKQLKRRLAHQAKGTKQTGRE; this is translated from the coding sequence ATGCCCCAGGTGCCAGCACAGCATTGTTCTCCCTCCCGCCCCGCCCACCCGCCAGCATCACAGGCACCATCACCATGGGAACCAAGCCAGCCAATCAGAACCCTCCCTTTTCAAGGGGACCTTTATAAATTGAGCCTCCTCTGCCCAGACACACCACATCCAACACCCAGAGGCCTCCAGGGCCCCCTCCTCCTGGAGAAACCAAGTCAGTTGCCCCCCACTTTCCTCCAGGGCAAGCAAGGGGAATCTCCCAGTGGGGAGGCTCAGGAAACGGGTGCAGGTCTACAGTCAGCCAGCCTAGAGCCCCAGTCCCCCGCATGGCCTCGCCATGATGCAGAAGCCACGCAGGAGCCCCTGAGAGATTCCAGTGGTCACCTGGGAAACACCGTGAGCCACGAGAGCAGCGTCCTGTCAAGCCTGCAACACTCCAGCCTGGAGCAATGCATTGACATCAGCCGGCTGAGCAGCGGCTACGCAGGGGATGAGGAGAACAGCCAAGTCAGCTTGCCGGGCAGCCATCAAATCGTGCGGTTGAGCAGAAGGCTCCACACCCAGGCAGGCGGTGCCCAGAACAGCCAGGTGTGCGCCGTCTACTCTCCCAAGCAGCTGAAGAGACGACTGGCCCACCAAGCCAAGGGCACCAAGCAGACTGGAAGGGAATAG